AAATTCGGCCATGGTGACGACGCGCTTGTTGCGGCGCGCAGCCATCAGAGCGGCTTCGTTAACAAGGTTCATCAGATCCGCACCGGAGAAACCGGGCGTGCCACGGGCGAGAACCTTGAGATCGACATTGGGAGCCAGCGGCACGTTGCGGGCATGCACCTTCAGAATGCGCTCGCGACCGATAATGTCGGGGTTTGGCACCACGACCTGGCGGTCGAAACGGCCTGGACGCAACAGGGCAGGATCGAGAACGTCGGGACGGTTGGTGGCGGCAATCAGGATGATCCCTTCATTGGCCTCGAAGCCGTCCATTTCGACCAGAAGCTGGTTCAGCGTCTGTTCGCGCTCGTCATTGCCACCGCCGAGACCCGCACCACGATGGCGACCAACAGCGTCGATTTCGTCGATGAAGATAATGCAAGGCGCGTTCTTCTTGGCCTGTTCAAACATGTCACGCACGCGGCTTGCGCCAACGCCGACGAACATTTCAACGAAATCAGAACCTGAAATCGTGAAGAACGGCACATTGGCCTCGCCTGCGACCGAGCGGGCCAGCAGGGTTTTACCGGTGCCGGGAGGGCCGACCAGCAGCACGCCGCGCGGAATTTTGCCGCCGAGACGCTGGAATTTCTGCGGATCGCGCAGGAATTCAACGATTTCCTCAAGATCCTGCTTGGCTTCGTCCACGCCAGCCACATCTTCAAAGGTGACGCGGCCATGTGCTTCGGTCAAAAGCTTGGCCTTGGACTTGCCAAAGCCCATCGCGCCGCGCGAACCGCCCTGCATCTGACGCATGAAAAACAGCCAGACGCCGAGAATGAGCAGCATGGGCAACAGAGTGCCGAGATAGCTGAGGAAGCCGGAAGACCCGTCGGACTCGGGACGAGCAACGATCATCACATTCTTGGTTTGCAGTTTTTCAAGCAGATTGTCATCCACGACCGGAGCATAGGTCTGGAAGGCGGCGCCGTTTTCGCCATAGCTGCCGATGATTCGGTTACCGGTGACGGTGACGTCGCGAACGCGGCCCGAATCAACTTCACGCAAGAATTGCGAATAGGGAATCTCGCGGGAACTTGTTTGCGACGGAGACGTCTGGAACATGCTGAACAGCGCGACCAATAGCAAAGCTATGATCGCCCACAGCGCGAGATTTCTAAAATTTGGGTTCATCGAACTCCCCAGAAAAAATGTTCGGCGCATGAAAACGCCGTATCGTCGGACAGTAACATAGGTTTCCTGAAGCGCCTTGCCAAGGCAAAGCGCGGCCCCGACTTCGTTTTCCGTCAATAAGATTTAAAAACAGGGTGATAAAAAGCCTGGTGCGTCGAAAAGACCCGCCAAAGCCACGGCGAGCGGCCAGTCGAACCCCGGGAGAAACCCCTGGTAGGGGGCAATCACAGGCGTGGCGTGCAGGTTTGGACCGATCCCGGGGAGAGATTGGCGTGCCAGCGCTGCCAGTGAAACGGGCATGGACGAGGTCGGCAGGGTGGGGGATGTCTGATCTGTTTCGGTTCCACCCGGCTGCACCGGGCTTTCCGCCCGGCCGATATTGCTGATGTGCCAGCGGCCGTCCCACAGCACAGTCTCTCCTGGTTTCACAATACCATGCGGCAGATTGCGCCCTTCACGTACCAGATAGATGCCGTGGCGATGACGATGTGCAAGGCAGCGGCCCAGTGTCAGTCTGGCGCCAGGCGGCTGTTGGCAAAGGGCGATAAGCCGCACAAGCGCGTCCTGCCCTGGTCCATGCGGCTGGCCTCCTACAGTTGCAATCAGCGCCTGCAAGGCATGGCAAAGGATTGCTCGGGGCGCCTCTAACAGGGCGTTGTCGATATCAACGAGCCCCGGCAGAGGCATGGTGGCATGGGTGGAGACCAGCGTGGCGGCCTGTTGCGACAGAGACAGGCGCTCGTTGTGTGGCATGCCGATCTGCGGAGCCGTTGTGAGGTGGGCTCGGATCCGGGCGCGCTCATAGGCGATGTTGTCATTGCTGGGATCATCGATCCAGCCAAGTTGACGAGACTGCAAGAATGCACGGATTGCCTGGCGGCGCGAGCGCAGGAGCGGTCGGGTGATCCAGATGGAATTTTCAAACAGGACAGAGCAGGCCATGCCCGCAAGGCCGGTCGCCTCAGGATTTCGGCTGCGTTCCGCGCGCATGGCGATGGTCTCAATCTGATCGTCGGCGGTATGGCCGGTCAGGATGGCGGCAGCGCCGATCTCCTTGGCGATGCCGGCCAGCAGCTGGTAGCGGGCGGCCCGGGCGGCGGCGGAAATCCCTGATTTCGGCTTATCGTCTGCCCAACGGCGGATCTCATGGGGAATGCCGAGCCTTGCGCAAAGCGCTGCAACCGTTTCGGCTTCTGCGGCGGAGCCATCGCGAAGACCGTGATCGATGGTGGCGGCGTGAAGGGTGACGGTTTTTGCTGGCATGGCGTGCAGCTGCTCGTGCAGCGCAAGCAGCAGGCCGGTCGAGTCGCTGCCGCCGGAAATTGCCACCAGAAGGCGCAGGGGGTGGTTTATTCTGTCGAGGAAAGCGGCAATGGCGGCGTCAGGAGGGACGGCGGATAGAGTGTCCGTCATGAAATCGCCCAGTCGGTCGTGGCCCGGAAGCTGTGGTTCCAAACCGGTGTCGGGCAGCATCAGCAAGCCAGGCGCTTCTGCTCGCTGGCGGCCTTGTTCTGGACGGCCTTGGAGGCGTCGGGATAGCGCTTGTTTACCTCGCGCAAGGTGGCGCAGGCGGTGTCCTTGTTGTCGAGGGCCGCCAGCGACATGCCGAGTTTCAGCAGCATTTCCGGTGCCTTGGGGGTCTTCCCATAGCTCTGGTAGGCTTTGAGGAAAGTCTCAGCCGAATCCTTGTAGCGAGCCTGCGAATATTGCGCTTCGCCCAGCCAGAAATTGGCGTCGGCGGCCTTGCCGCTTTTCGGATAGCGGCTGATGAAATCGCGGAATTCCCCTTCCGCCGCCTTGTAGTCACCCGACAGCACATGGCTATAGGCGATCTGATAGAGATCCTGCTCGCCGCCGAGCGACGCGGTTTTGGTTCCGCCCTGGCCGGCAGGTGCCGTACCCGGCAGGGTGCTGGCGTTGGAACCTGCCGAACCATTGACGCTGGCGCCGACCGGATTGCCGCTGTTGTCCATTTCGATCGAGCCCAGCGTCATTTCACCGGGGGCAGCGGAGCGACCGCCGCCAGCCGGGCTTGTTGCCTGGCTGCCAGCGGTTTCTCCGATGATCTGGCCAACACCGTCACTGCCACCAGCCGGCTGGCGCGCCGCTACCGACGGGCTGGCCTGGCCGGGGGAGCCTGCGTCACTTCTTTTTTTTTCCAGCTCCTGGAATCGGAATTCGTTGTCTTCCTGCGCCTTGCGGATGGTTTCCTGCATTTGCAGCAGCTGGTAACTCATGTCCTCGATCCGGCCGTTCAACTGGCGAATCTGGTCCTGCAATTGCTGGACTTGAACGATGTCACTGCCCTGCTGCTGGACCTGCTGCACTGGCATGTCGCTGACTGGCGCTGGCGGCGTGTGCTGGCGTTCGAAAAGCGAAAAGGCCAAGGCACTGCTGCCCGCTTGGACTCCGAGGATTGGGGGGGCGAGAATTGCAGTCATTCCCACCATCCCGGCCACGACAAGTCTCTTCATCGATGTGGTTCCTGTTTTCCGTGTTATTGCCCGATTGATGTGCGCCCGTCAGGCTTTGCTGTCGAATATCGACCGTCAAGCCTGCGATGTCTGCCAATAAAGCTTTTCTCTGTTCTTTGCAAAAAGCAACCGAGTTCGGCCAAAGTGTGAAGAAAACAAAAGGGCGGCCCGAAGACCGCCCTGTTTCTGTCATGAATGCAGGCACGATTTCGTGAATTACATTCCGGAGCCGCCGAGAACCGTCACGGCGCGGCGGTTCTGCGACCAGCAGGAAATATCGTCGCAGGTGGCGACCGGACGTTCCTTGCCGTAGGAAATCGTCTTGATGCGGTTGGCCGGAATGCCGCGCGACACGAGATAGGCCTTGGTGGAGGCGGCACGGCGGGCGCCGAGCGCCAGGTTGTATTCGCGGGTGCCGCGTTCGTCGGCATGGCCTTCGACTGTGATCGGATACTGCGAATAACGCTGCAACCATTGAGCCTGGCGGTCCAGCGTCTGCTGGGCGTCGGCGCGGATCGAGGTTGAGTCGGTATCGAAGAAGATCCGGTCGCCGACATTGACGGTGAAGTCCTGGGTGGAGCCGGGTGTTGCAGCCCCTGCGCCGCCAAGGCCAAGCTCGGACGCGCTATTGGGCATGTTCTTCTTGGAAGCGCAGCCAGCCAGCGCCAGCGTCATGGCGAGAGCGAGAATGGCGGGGTTGCTGGCAAGCTTTTGCATGCGGCTCATTACCGGGGTTACAGTGCGGCTCATGGCCGATCTCCTTGCAAGTAGTGTGGGGCAGTCATTGTGCAGTGATGGTGGGCAGCCGGTTGGGCGGTCCGTGTGAGCAGTGCCGATTGACACTGGTGTCAATCGTGGTTGCCGAACTCTAATCAATCCTGGTTAACCAGAAGCAAACGGTCATGGTTAATCTTTACTTAATTCACGACCGGTCATCAAATGCAATCGCCTTCCGGCGGGAGCCGGAAGGCGATGAAAGTGCTATTCGAGAAGCGGCGACCAGGCTGGGTCGGACGCAAAGCTCGGTGTTTTGACCAATTGTTCGTTATAGCCGGTCAAGTCGATGGAATAGAGCTGCGGTCCACCGGAGCCCGCCGCCTGGCGGAAGAACATCAGCACGCGGCCGTTCGGCGCCCAGGTCGGGCCTTCATTATGGAAGCCGGTGGTCAGAAGCCGCTCACCCGAACCGTCCGGCTTCATCACGCCGATCGAGAATTTTCCGCCCGATTGCTTGGTAAAGGCGATCAAGTCTCCGCGGGGCGACCAGACCGGGGTGGAGTAGGAGCCTTCGCCAAAGGAAATGCGGGTCTGGCCGGAGCCGTCGGAATTCATCACGTAAAGCTGCTGGCGTCCGCCACGGTCGCTCTCAAACACGATTCGGCGTCCGTCCGGCGCATAGGACGGCGAGGTATCGATAGCCGCCGTGCTGGTTAGCCGCGTGGTGGTGCGCGAGCGCAGGTCCATCGTATAGATGTTACTGTTGGCGTCCTGTTGCAGGCTCATGATCACCCGCTGACCGTCCGGCGAGAAGCGCGGCGAGAAGGTCATGCCGGGGAAATTGCCGACCACTTCGCGCTGTCCGGTTTCCAGTTGCAGCAGGTAAACGCGCGGCTGGTTGCCCTCGAAGGACATATAGGTCACTTCCTGGCGGTTCGGCGAAAAGCGCGGTGTCAGCACCAGGTTGGCGGTGTTGGTCAGCATGCGGACGTTTTCGCCATCCTGGTCCATGATGGCCAGCTGGCGCTTGCGGTCGGTCTTGGTGCCGCTTTCGGCCACGAAGACGATGCGGGTATCGAAATAGCCCTTTTCACCGGTGATGCGCTCATAGATCGCATCGGCGATGATATGGGCGACGCGCCGCCAGTTTTCAGGCTGGGTATAGAACTGCTGGCCGCTCATCTGCTGGCCTGCATAGGTATCCCACAGGCGGAATTCGGCGCGCAACCGGCCATCGCCTTCCTGGGTGATGCGGCCGACCACCAGCGCCTGGGCGTTCAACACCGTCCAGTTCTGCATGTTGGGGGCCTGATCGGGATTGATCTGCTTGTCGATGAAGGCGCCGTGATTGACCGGGGCGAACAGGCCGGAGCGTTTGAGGTCCGCCTCCACCACGGCCGAGATCTTCGCGCCGATGCCATTGGCCGACAGGAAGTCGGGAATGGCGATCGGCATCGGCTCGACATTGCCCTTATTGATGTTGATCTCGACCAGCGCCATGGCCGGCGTGGCAAAGGCGCCCGCCATGCCGACGAGGACGATCAGGATACGCAGGAGTGAGAATGTCTTCATAAGGGCAAGCCTTTCAGCTTCTACATGAATTCGTGTGGGCATGAATTCGCTTTTACATGAATTCGCTTGGATCGAAGTTGACGACAACCTCGGACCAGGCATCGTATTTTTCAACGGGCAGGTTCTTGAACGGCACGGATTTCAGGATAGCGCGGCGTGCGCTTGAGATCATCACCTGCTGGGCGCTGGGCGATCCGCCGGTGGCCGTCACTTCCGGCTCGCCGATCAGATTGCCACTCTCGTCCAGTTTGAAATGGGCGCGGATCACCATGCCCTGGGCATCGCCCATGCCTGACAGCACCGACCAGTTGTTCTGGATTGCGCCGCGCAGGGCGTCCATTTCACTCTGGCTGAGTGTCGAGCCGCCCGTGGTCTTCTTGCCGCCCAGCGCCGCCTGTTCAGTGGAACGCTTGGCGCCACCACCAGCGGCATCGGTTTTGTTGAGCAGAGCGGCGATCTCATCGGCGTTGAAATCGCTTTCCTTGGAGGATTTCGCCTTCGCCGCCTGCTGGTTCTTGTCAGCCTTCTTCACATCAGGCGCCTTGGCGGCCTCGGTCTTCGGCTTGGCTTCCGTCGGCTTCGGCTCAGGCGTCTTGGTCTCCGCAGGCTTTGGCGGCTCCGGCTTCGGCTTGGAGGCGGGCAGGGGGACGCTGGTCGGCAGCGGAATGTCCTCGGCCTTGGCGACTTCCTGGGGCTTGGCTTCCGGCTTCGGCTCTGGCTTGGCCTCCGGCTTTGGCGGCTCTGGCTTCGGCGGTTCAGGCTTTGGCTCGGGCGTCGGGGTCGGCACGTCCTTCGGCAGGGGCACGGCTTCCTTGGAAGGGGCTACCGCCGTCTCTTCCTTGGCAATTTCCTTGACGTCATTGGTTTCGTTGTCCTGCGTCGGCAAGACCTTGTCGACCTTTTCAGGAGCTGCTGCCGTTTCCTGCTGCGACGGCTTTTTCGACGGCGTCGGCGGGGTCTTCATGTCGACTTCGTTGTCGCCCATGTTTTCCGCGTTCTGAACGGTGCTCGGCTTCTTGGTCGGGGTGGGTGCCGATTTTTCACGCTTCGGCGCTTTTTTATCACCCTGCTGGATCTGGGTCAGTTCCGAGATCGGCACGATATCGACGGGCAGGGCCTCGACATCGGCGACTTGCATGGGCGCAGGCGCGCTGATCGTCACCAGCGCCATGGCCAGCAGCGTTGCGTGCAAAATCGCAGATGTGACGAGACTGCCTTTCATTTCGAAAGATCACTTGTCCTGTTCTTGCAGGGTCACAAGGCCGATATTCTTGTAGCC
The nucleotide sequence above comes from Agrobacterium vitis. Encoded proteins:
- the ftsH gene encoding ATP-dependent zinc metalloprotease FtsH, which encodes MNPNFRNLALWAIIALLLVALFSMFQTSPSQTSSREIPYSQFLREVDSGRVRDVTVTGNRIIGSYGENGAAFQTYAPVVDDNLLEKLQTKNVMIVARPESDGSSGFLSYLGTLLPMLLILGVWLFFMRQMQGGSRGAMGFGKSKAKLLTEAHGRVTFEDVAGVDEAKQDLEEIVEFLRDPQKFQRLGGKIPRGVLLVGPPGTGKTLLARSVAGEANVPFFTISGSDFVEMFVGVGASRVRDMFEQAKKNAPCIIFIDEIDAVGRHRGAGLGGGNDEREQTLNQLLVEMDGFEANEGIILIAATNRPDVLDPALLRPGRFDRQVVVPNPDIIGRERILKVHARNVPLAPNVDLKVLARGTPGFSGADLMNLVNEAALMAARRNKRVVTMAEFEDAKDKIMMGAERRSSAMTEAEKKLTAYHEAGHAITALNVPVADPLHKATIIPRGRALGMVMQLPEGDRYSMSYKWMVSRLVIMMGGRVAEEITFGKENITSGASSDIEQATKLARAMVTQWGFSDILGQVAYGENQQEVFLGHSVSQSKNVSESTAQKIDTEVRRLIDEAYTEARRIITEKHDAFVILAEGLLEYETLSGEEIKALIRGEKPTRDSGEDGPTRSSAVPSTGKKDAPKGGEPEAGLEPQAH
- the tilS gene encoding tRNA lysidine(34) synthetase TilS — protein: MTDTLSAVPPDAAIAAFLDRINHPLRLLVAISGGSDSTGLLLALHEQLHAMPAKTVTLHAATIDHGLRDGSAAEAETVAALCARLGIPHEIRRWADDKPKSGISAAARAARYQLLAGIAKEIGAAAILTGHTADDQIETIAMRAERSRNPEATGLAGMACSVLFENSIWITRPLLRSRRQAIRAFLQSRQLGWIDDPSNDNIAYERARIRAHLTTAPQIGMPHNERLSLSQQAATLVSTHATMPLPGLVDIDNALLEAPRAILCHALQALIATVGGQPHGPGQDALVRLIALCQQPPGARLTLGRCLAHRHRHGIYLVREGRNLPHGIVKPGETVLWDGRWHISNIGRAESPVQPGGTETDQTSPTLPTSSMPVSLAALARQSLPGIGPNLHATPVIAPYQGFLPGFDWPLAVALAGLFDAPGFLSPCF
- the ybgF gene encoding tol-pal system protein YbgF, which encodes MKRLVVAGMVGMTAILAPPILGVQAGSSALAFSLFERQHTPPAPVSDMPVQQVQQQGSDIVQVQQLQDQIRQLNGRIEDMSYQLLQMQETIRKAQEDNEFRFQELEKKRSDAGSPGQASPSVAARQPAGGSDGVGQIIGETAGSQATSPAGGGRSAAPGEMTLGSIEMDNSGNPVGASVNGSAGSNASTLPGTAPAGQGGTKTASLGGEQDLYQIAYSHVLSGDYKAAEGEFRDFISRYPKSGKAADANFWLGEAQYSQARYKDSAETFLKAYQSYGKTPKAPEMLLKLGMSLAALDNKDTACATLREVNKRYPDASKAVQNKAASEQKRLAC
- the pal gene encoding peptidoglycan-associated lipoprotein Pal → MSRTVTPVMSRMQKLASNPAILALAMTLALAGCASKKNMPNSASELGLGGAGAATPGSTQDFTVNVGDRIFFDTDSTSIRADAQQTLDRQAQWLQRYSQYPITVEGHADERGTREYNLALGARRAASTKAYLVSRGIPANRIKTISYGKERPVATCDDISCWSQNRRAVTVLGGSGM
- the tolB gene encoding Tol-Pal system beta propeller repeat protein TolB; this translates as MKTFSLLRILIVLVGMAGAFATPAMALVEININKGNVEPMPIAIPDFLSANGIGAKISAVVEADLKRSGLFAPVNHGAFIDKQINPDQAPNMQNWTVLNAQALVVGRITQEGDGRLRAEFRLWDTYAGQQMSGQQFYTQPENWRRVAHIIADAIYERITGEKGYFDTRIVFVAESGTKTDRKRQLAIMDQDGENVRMLTNTANLVLTPRFSPNRQEVTYMSFEGNQPRVYLLQLETGQREVVGNFPGMTFSPRFSPDGQRVIMSLQQDANSNIYTMDLRSRTTTRLTSTAAIDTSPSYAPDGRRIVFESDRGGRQQLYVMNSDGSGQTRISFGEGSYSTPVWSPRGDLIAFTKQSGGKFSIGVMKPDGSGERLLTTGFHNEGPTWAPNGRVLMFFRQAAGSGGPQLYSIDLTGYNEQLVKTPSFASDPAWSPLLE